One part of the Lotus japonicus ecotype B-129 chromosome 2, LjGifu_v1.2 genome encodes these proteins:
- the LOC130738030 gene encoding probable steroid-binding protein 3 yields the protein MGLYSTMMEEIALYTGLSPTAFFTIAAMMIIVYRIVSGFFVSPEDYNKPPVVSAPPGLRFDEPEPPREAVQLGEVTAAELLAYNGSDPEKPLLMAIRGQIYDVSAGRNFYGPGGPYAMFAGKECSRALALLSFKPDDINGNLKGLGESELTILEDWEYKFIDKYPKVGQLVQEPQQNEHKEQSQDHLNPDECKKEA from the exons ATGGGTTTATACTCGACCATGATGGAAGAAATAGCCTTATACACGGGGCTTTCTCCCACGGCGTTCTTCACCATCGCCGCCATGATGATCATCGTTTACAGAATCGTTAGCGGTTTTTTTGTGTCCCCCGAAGACTATAACAAACCCCCTGTTGTTTCTGCCCCGCCCGGTCTCCGGTTCGATGAGCCGGAGCCGCCGCGCGAAGCGGTTCAGCTCGGTGAAGTCACCGCCGCGGAATTGCTGGCATATAACGGCTCCGACCCTGAGAAGCCACTCTTGATGGCTATCAGAGGCCAGATCTATGATGTCTCCGCCGGCAG GAATTTTTATGGTCCTGGAGGACCATATGCAATGTTTGCGGGAAAGGAATGTAGCAGAGCCCTTGCTCTCCTCTCTTTTAAACCTGACGACATTAATGGGAACCTCAAAGGTTTAGGCGAGTCAGAGCTTACAATTTTAGAGGATTGGGAATATAAATTCATCGACAAGTATCCAAAGGTTGGCCAGCTTGTTCAAGAACCTCAGCAAAATGAGCACAAAGAACAAAGTCAAGACCATTTGAACCCTGATGAATGCAAGAAGGAAGCATAA